A window of the Butyricimonas virosa genome harbors these coding sequences:
- a CDS encoding type II secretion system protein GspD: protein MIRMVINIRSIGMACMLLFCCFVVRGQAGAPKVCLDSVRVRLERAARLDSTYFSEIDLSIGHLSIGELLRNIARVHGVNLCVKVDEGRMVTCNFNRARLIDLLYFLCREYNLELDVVGNIISLSEPVPLVVAPREPKIEADSTKKRLYYDLLDDGLVAVMKRVTALTGEHVVIPKSLYGNRVSGYSAGLPVLEAIRTLASVNGLEIERDKNGVWRFEAPLPPAGGNPALASSYVKRRNFTPDQVNVDSTGRVSVSLNRGNIHDVVLEIFERLGMSRLFLTSLDQQTSVFVKDVDVPTLLNVLFAGTPFTYQVEGGIYIFGSTTKDKTLVTTRVVPLRYRTVDKVVELIPTALKPAGTQVQMFAEQNSIIVSGTSRQVELVERFLESIDQSVPLVTIEVLIVDSKKSVIHEVGIEAGIGKDGPATTAGTLSPGVNMSLSATSINRLINSFNGFGSINLGKVTPDFYMSLQALEATGNIELRSTPKLSTLNGHSATLKSGETKYYKEVQTNYYGSQTPVPSESYTWKPVEANLKLDITPFVSRNGKITLQVKIEQSQFTEREGKIDEEAPPGAVTRSFESQVQVRDGEMVLLGGIDNNTREKSSSGIPFIARIPVLKWLFGKTKNNKVDQKLNVFIKPSVIY from the coding sequence ATGATAAGGATGGTGATAAATATTAGGAGCATTGGGATGGCATGCATGCTCTTGTTTTGTTGTTTTGTCGTGAGGGGACAGGCGGGAGCACCCAAGGTGTGTCTTGATTCTGTTCGTGTGAGGTTAGAGCGGGCGGCTCGTTTGGATAGCACGTATTTTTCGGAAATAGATTTGTCAATAGGGCATTTGTCTATCGGGGAGTTGTTGCGGAATATTGCTCGGGTACATGGGGTTAATTTGTGTGTGAAGGTGGATGAGGGGCGTATGGTGACTTGTAATTTTAACCGGGCGAGATTGATTGATTTGTTATATTTCCTGTGCCGGGAGTATAATTTGGAATTGGATGTCGTGGGGAATATAATTTCTTTAAGCGAGCCGGTCCCCTTGGTTGTTGCCCCGCGGGAACCTAAAATCGAGGCGGATAGTACGAAAAAGCGGTTGTATTATGATTTGCTGGATGACGGGTTGGTGGCTGTCATGAAACGGGTGACTGCGTTGACCGGGGAGCATGTGGTGATACCGAAGTCATTGTACGGGAATCGGGTATCCGGCTATTCCGCGGGATTACCGGTGCTTGAAGCCATACGAACGCTGGCCTCGGTGAACGGGTTGGAGATAGAGCGGGATAAAAATGGCGTGTGGAGGTTCGAGGCTCCACTTCCCCCGGCGGGAGGAAATCCGGCATTGGCATCTTCTTATGTCAAAAGGAGAAATTTCACGCCGGATCAAGTGAACGTGGATAGCACCGGAAGGGTGAGCGTATCTTTGAATCGGGGAAATATTCATGACGTGGTGCTGGAAATATTCGAACGTCTGGGAATGAGCCGCCTCTTTCTTACCTCTTTGGATCAACAGACCTCGGTGTTCGTGAAGGACGTGGACGTGCCGACCCTGTTAAATGTTTTGTTCGCGGGGACACCTTTCACGTATCAGGTGGAAGGAGGTATATATATTTTCGGCTCAACGACGAAAGATAAGACTCTTGTTACCACACGGGTTGTTCCTTTACGTTACCGGACGGTGGATAAGGTGGTTGAATTAATTCCCACGGCATTGAAGCCGGCCGGGACACAAGTTCAGATGTTTGCCGAGCAGAACAGTATTATTGTTAGCGGTACGAGTCGGCAGGTTGAGCTGGTGGAGCGTTTTCTGGAGTCGATAGATCAAAGTGTCCCGCTCGTGACGATCGAGGTGTTGATCGTCGATAGTAAGAAAAGCGTGATTCACGAGGTGGGTATCGAGGCCGGAATCGGGAAAGACGGACCCGCTACAACTGCCGGGACGTTAAGTCCGGGGGTGAATATGTCTTTATCGGCAACTTCAATCAATAGGTTGATTAATAGTTTTAACGGTTTCGGGTCGATTAACTTGGGGAAGGTTACACCTGATTTTTACATGAGTTTGCAAGCGTTGGAAGCGACCGGGAATATAGAATTGCGTTCAACCCCGAAGTTATCAACATTGAACGGGCATAGTGCCACGTTGAAGAGTGGAGAAACAAAGTATTACAAGGAGGTACAGACTAATTACTACGGGTCGCAAACACCTGTTCCCTCGGAATCCTACACGTGGAAACCGGTAGAGGCTAACCTGAAACTCGATATTACTCCTTTCGTGAGTAGGAATGGGAAAATCACGCTTCAAGTGAAAATCGAACAGAGTCAATTCACGGAACGGGAGGGAAAAATAGACGAGGAAGCCCCTCCGGGAGCGGTGACCCGTAGTTTCGAGTCGCAGGTGCAGGTTCGTGACGGGGAGATGGTTTTGTTGGGAGGTATTGATAATAACACTCGGGAGAAGTCATCCAGTGGAATTCCTTTTATTGCCCGGATACCGGTGTTAAAGTGGTTGTTCGGGAAGACGAAGAATAATAAAGTCGATCAGAAATTGAACGTGTTTATAAAGCCAAGTGTGATTTATTGA
- a CDS encoding GspE/PulE family protein, whose translation MKEFAVATEALELLTSREAREYRLIPFEIKGDQLGCYGEKGYDYENIVMEVEVLTGKRLKVEFLAEEEFARLLGRHYRQECQARNRGAVSLTGRKGFLHDLIEEAYREHASDIHLEAYEDRCRVRFRIDGKLLERHVIEKGNYATLVNQVKILANLDISEKRLPQDGRILHDSGGCRFDVRVSSLPTIHGEKIVMRLLTRQIELLDLKNLGFSPGQLEAYLSAIRHPHGLVLISGPTGSGKSTTLYATLRLLNDVVSNILTIEDPVEYTLEGVNQVQLKEEIGLTFTSALRTFLRQDPDVIMLGEIRDADTAQMAIRSSLTGHLIFSTIHTNSAWGSVSRLIDMGVHPYLISDTLILCMAQRLVRLLCPECKREIEPDEHAKRLLGADFQSGKLYRAVGCEHCYYTGYSGRKAIYEVIPIDDELAGAIRTAESEVGHLLEERHIQTLQQSAIGLLKAGMTSLEEVLPFVS comes from the coding sequence ATGAAAGAATTTGCTGTAGCCACGGAGGCCTTGGAATTACTGACGTCCAGGGAGGCTAGGGAGTACCGTTTGATTCCTTTTGAGATAAAGGGAGATCAGCTTGGGTGTTATGGCGAGAAAGGATATGATTATGAGAATATCGTGATGGAAGTGGAGGTTTTGACGGGCAAGCGTTTGAAGGTGGAGTTTTTAGCAGAAGAGGAGTTTGCTAGGTTGTTAGGGCGTCATTATCGTCAGGAATGTCAGGCACGAAACCGAGGGGCGGTATCGCTTACAGGAAGGAAAGGTTTTTTGCATGATTTAATCGAGGAGGCTTACCGGGAACACGCGAGTGATATTCACTTGGAGGCGTACGAGGATCGGTGTCGGGTGCGTTTCCGGATTGACGGTAAGTTGTTGGAACGGCACGTGATCGAGAAGGGAAATTACGCGACTTTGGTGAATCAGGTGAAGATATTGGCGAATCTGGATATATCGGAAAAGCGTTTACCGCAGGATGGGCGTATCCTGCATGATTCGGGAGGGTGCCGATTCGACGTGCGCGTGTCTTCCTTGCCCACGATTCATGGAGAGAAGATCGTGATGCGGTTGTTAACCCGGCAAATAGAGTTGCTTGATTTGAAAAACCTGGGATTTAGTCCGGGACAATTGGAGGCTTATTTGTCGGCGATACGTCATCCGCACGGGTTGGTTTTGATTAGCGGTCCCACGGGATCGGGAAAGAGTACCACGCTGTATGCCACGCTCCGGTTGTTGAATGATGTCGTGAGTAATATACTGACGATCGAGGACCCGGTGGAATATACCTTGGAGGGGGTGAACCAAGTTCAGTTGAAAGAGGAGATCGGGTTGACCTTCACGAGTGCTTTGCGTACTTTTTTGCGGCAGGATCCGGATGTGATTATGCTGGGGGAGATCCGGGATGCCGATACGGCACAGATGGCGATACGCAGTTCTTTGACCGGGCATTTGATTTTCTCGACGATTCACACGAATAGTGCTTGGGGAAGTGTTTCCCGTTTGATAGATATGGGGGTACATCCTTATCTGATTTCCGATACGTTGATTTTATGTATGGCGCAACGTCTGGTGCGCTTGCTTTGCCCGGAGTGTAAAAGAGAGATCGAACCGGATGAACACGCGAAGAGATTACTGGGTGCGGATTTTCAATCGGGTAAATTATATCGGGCCGTGGGGTGCGAACATTGTTACTACACGGGATATAGTGGACGTAAAGCTATTTATGAAGTGATCCCGATAGACGATGAGTTAGCCGGGGCAATCCGGACAGCCGAGAGTGAGGTGGGGCATTTGCTGGAAGAACGTCATATACAGACATTGCAGCAATCGGCGATCGGGTTGTTGAAAGCGGGAATGACGTCGTTGGAGGAAGTGTTACCGTTTGTAAGTTAA
- a CDS encoding type IV pilin protein: protein MKTIQKLLKRKRRDLKSKSFAAFSLPELLVVLVIIGILVLIALPNLMPLISKAKSTEAQQQLVFLHTLQKSHFYTNSRYSTSLSDLDFEQAKLVTDGGNANYKIEIIEANEKGFRARATAVVDFDGDGEYNVWEINQDKELKEITKD from the coding sequence ATGAAAACAATTCAAAAATTATTGAAACGGAAAAGGCGTGATCTGAAAAGTAAATCTTTTGCTGCTTTTTCTTTGCCGGAATTACTGGTGGTGTTAGTGATTATCGGCATTCTGGTGTTAATTGCGTTGCCCAACCTGATGCCTTTGATCTCGAAGGCCAAGAGTACGGAAGCGCAACAGCAACTCGTGTTTCTTCACACGTTGCAGAAGAGTCATTTTTACACGAATTCCCGTTATTCCACCTCGTTGAGCGACTTGGATTTCGAGCAGGCCAAGTTGGTGACAGATGGGGGAAATGCGAATTACAAAATCGAAATTATCGAGGCGAACGAGAAAGGATTTCGGGCGAGAGCCACTGCCGTCGTTGATTTTGATGGTGACGGGGAGTATAACGTGTGGGAAATTAACCAAGACAAGGAGTTGAAGGAGATAACGAAGGACTAA
- a CDS encoding response regulator transcription factor, whose amino-acid sequence MVKILYAEDDAMQARTCIDYLKRAGYKVVHAADGEQALWLYRRETPDLILMDVIMPKMSGFEVAKKIREEDFSTPILFISSLTHSQHAIDGFDLGANDYIRKEVLLDEVVARVNRCLKNVGMLKVETDFVRISDNISFNPIRRYLIIKGETNQLTPMETRVLKILCLKKNQYVDKEELVKEGWGNDFKESYRYLDKVIARLRKYLPKGGAVEIVTSWGRGFGLMVKKDSNES is encoded by the coding sequence ATGGTTAAAATTTTGTATGCGGAGGACGATGCCATGCAGGCAAGGACTTGCATTGATTATTTGAAAAGAGCCGGGTATAAAGTAGTTCATGCTGCCGATGGAGAACAAGCCTTGTGGTTGTACCGCAGGGAAACGCCCGATTTAATTTTGATGGACGTGATTATGCCCAAGATGAGCGGGTTTGAGGTCGCTAAAAAGATTCGGGAAGAGGATTTCTCGACCCCGATCCTGTTTATCAGTTCTTTGACGCATTCTCAACACGCTATTGATGGTTTTGACCTAGGGGCGAATGACTACATCCGTAAAGAGGTTCTGCTGGATGAAGTTGTTGCACGGGTGAACCGGTGTTTGAAGAACGTGGGAATGTTGAAAGTGGAGACCGATTTCGTGAGAATTTCCGATAATATTTCGTTTAACCCGATTCGTCGTTACCTAATTATAAAAGGGGAGACGAATCAGCTTACCCCGATGGAAACAAGAGTGTTGAAAATATTATGCTTGAAGAAAAATCAATATGTGGATAAGGAGGAACTGGTCAAAGAGGGATGGGGAAATGATTTTAAAGAGTCTTATCGTTATCTGGACAAGGTAATAGCCCGTTTAAGAAAATATTTACCCAAAGGTGGAGCCGTTGAGATTGTCACGTCATGGGGAAGGGGTTTCGGGTTGATGGTTAAGAAAGACTCTAATGAAAGTTAG
- a CDS encoding sensor histidine kinase, giving the protein MNRKIHVTWGVSIFAILCLLIFQGFWLNRVIEFKKAEYLNLINTTLSGAVESGFEEYVVRNQSRLEEPISVSVKSNENFIKLILKGDTTVLNYNQDNGYLSVLRKVCYDLIKEQSEENVHMLDSVCKSIFVSKGIKEKYVLELVNTQTGDIIASTDNGSSRIERHLVSNMVELGLKSHHGVIVYFDMPYKTFFTQMTGVLISSFVLFVLLIVCFIYQIKTILVQYQISKIREEFMSSMVHELKLPLSAVQNAFSGIISYGVDNLKDKQRILLNAAHKRVDQLNNFVYKLLIVWKQGFKISWNRLNLRETIDSLVALFDPMLMGKNVSIKVDYQLSVDVIEADDIHFPNAINNLIENAIKYSGDPAKVEVVCREVDGMIAIDVKDNGIGIPEKFREKIFERYYRIHHGRSTDVHGFGIGLSYVKQVIEAHEGVIRVESEVGVGTTFTVMIPLVKDEND; this is encoded by the coding sequence ATGAATAGAAAGATTCATGTTACTTGGGGTGTTTCGATATTTGCTATACTTTGTTTGTTGATATTTCAAGGTTTTTGGCTAAATCGGGTTATTGAATTTAAAAAAGCAGAGTATTTGAATTTAATTAATACAACATTGTCTGGAGCTGTTGAATCTGGATTTGAAGAATATGTTGTTCGTAATCAATCAAGGTTGGAGGAACCGATAAGTGTTAGTGTAAAATCAAATGAAAATTTTATAAAACTAATATTGAAGGGGGACACGACTGTATTGAATTATAATCAAGATAATGGTTATCTGAGTGTATTGCGTAAGGTTTGCTACGATTTGATAAAGGAACAGTCAGAAGAGAATGTTCATATGTTAGATAGCGTGTGTAAATCTATTTTTGTGAGTAAAGGGATTAAAGAAAAATATGTTCTGGAACTTGTAAATACACAAACTGGTGATATTATTGCATCAACGGATAATGGTTCTTCAAGAATAGAGAGACATCTCGTTTCCAACATGGTAGAATTAGGTTTGAAAAGTCATCATGGTGTGATTGTTTATTTTGATATGCCCTATAAAACGTTTTTTACACAAATGACGGGAGTGTTGATTAGTTCTTTCGTCTTGTTCGTGTTATTGATTGTGTGTTTTATTTACCAGATCAAAACGATCCTCGTTCAATATCAGATATCTAAGATTCGGGAAGAATTTATGAGTAGTATGGTTCATGAGTTGAAACTTCCGTTGTCTGCTGTTCAAAATGCTTTTTCCGGGATTATCTCATATGGTGTTGATAATTTGAAGGATAAACAACGAATTTTGTTAAATGCGGCACATAAACGGGTGGATCAATTGAATAATTTCGTGTATAAATTATTAATTGTTTGGAAACAAGGGTTTAAAATATCGTGGAATAGATTAAATTTGCGAGAAACTATTGATTCACTGGTTGCGTTGTTTGATCCGATGTTAATGGGAAAGAATGTCTCTATCAAGGTTGACTATCAGTTGAGCGTTGATGTGATTGAGGCGGATGATATTCATTTCCCGAATGCCATAAACAATTTGATAGAGAATGCTATCAAATATTCGGGTGATCCTGCAAAAGTCGAAGTCGTGTGTCGGGAGGTAGATGGGATGATTGCGATAGACGTTAAAGATAACGGAATTGGTATCCCGGAAAAGTTCAGGGAAAAGATTTTCGAACGGTATTACAGGATTCACCACGGTCGTTCGACTGACGTGCATGGTTTTGGAATCGGTTTAAGTTACGTGAAACAAGTGATCGAAGCGCATGAAGGAGTTATTCGAGTGGAAAGTGAAGTCGGTGTAGGTACGACTTTTACCGTGATGATTCCTTTGGTGAAAGATGAAAACGATTAA
- a CDS encoding BF3164 family lipoprotein produces MKKTAFIIIALLLAFGCSDEKHEVPKEDNPLFSTSRAISLNQLGETINLEKIGIYNPTKVIKKDSLLIVLDLNGLNKISIYQENGKLLGSYLPTGMGADRGLYILTMNLDNKGILSAYDFGNDRLVEFDLNHFGQPEFGPKFIDMPKDKKHLCVAKSGTTIISTGMFDDGRYGLMNNNNEEYFLSYPEIPSYRTINDTLRSALFASNIIKIKPDGTKFVCANMQSGIIDFCSLIPCTNITRVAELNLYSPKATVKNMRRTPVAYSTDNLFGFCDIEVTDEYIYALYSGRSYRKYKDQIVYGERIVVFDWEGNHVHTYLLRNPFTSISFNKEENAIYGLTNNPNSVLIKYTLD; encoded by the coding sequence ATGAAAAAGACAGCATTTATAATTATAGCTTTATTGCTCGCCTTCGGTTGTTCCGACGAGAAACACGAAGTGCCAAAAGAAGATAATCCATTATTCAGTACAAGTCGTGCTATCTCCTTGAATCAACTGGGAGAAACGATTAACTTGGAAAAAATTGGAATTTACAACCCAACAAAAGTCATCAAAAAAGACTCCTTACTTATCGTATTGGATCTAAACGGACTTAATAAAATTTCTATATACCAAGAAAACGGAAAATTACTAGGCAGTTATCTGCCAACGGGAATGGGAGCGGATCGGGGACTCTATATCCTCACCATGAACCTCGACAACAAAGGAATCCTTTCCGCCTACGACTTCGGAAACGACAGGTTAGTTGAATTCGATTTAAATCACTTCGGACAACCTGAATTCGGACCTAAATTTATTGATATGCCCAAGGATAAAAAACACCTTTGTGTGGCAAAATCAGGTACGACAATTATCTCTACCGGAATGTTTGACGACGGTAGATACGGTTTAATGAACAACAATAACGAAGAATACTTTTTAAGTTACCCGGAAATACCGAGTTATCGCACCATAAACGATACTTTAAGAAGTGCTTTATTTGCCAGTAATATCATCAAGATAAAACCCGACGGAACGAAATTTGTCTGTGCGAATATGCAGAGTGGCATCATCGATTTCTGCTCTCTCATACCTTGCACCAATATCACTCGCGTTGCCGAGCTGAATCTTTATTCTCCGAAAGCCACAGTTAAAAATATGCGGAGAACGCCCGTTGCCTATTCCACAGACAATCTCTTCGGGTTCTGTGATATTGAAGTTACTGACGAGTATATATATGCCTTATATTCCGGCAGAAGTTACCGCAAATATAAAGATCAGATAGTATACGGTGAACGGATTGTTGTGTTCGACTGGGAGGGCAATCACGTCCACACTTATTTATTAAGAAATCCGTTCACCTCTATTTCTTTCAACAAAGAAGAGAATGCAATTTACGGTTTGACAAACAACCCGAATTCAGTGTTAATCAAATATACATTGGATTAA
- a CDS encoding tetratricopeptide repeat protein has translation MARETRDIAYPIAFIGFILLVMTILVIDPDRMNGLTLAKYFWFYSTLLLTGVITFGLAFYSMSIASIDITKSIMIGILTVVIIDISRYSNMEMMNTKIFLLVIISFFFFDIFFHHYKKATKIFQFVLIAFALLEVIWGYCQLYAHIPDMQKDFTLSGSLLHTNSYAMFLAITLPIALYWTITLLQKLKYGYTRLLTGTDEEHVRLEIVDDILLFLLSALGLIGILSILPFTGIPSAWFIAGCSGLFVLYFKLDLHSFIKASILRSHKRTAISGLTLLLVIGLLTTVFYRLRKDEINEHLLTWKISLQVLKEKPITGVGIGNFRKAFGDAQTIYFEQGEPTEQEVALAGNPNCPVNDFIQLATGTGIIGTLLFIGLIVSVLFSGFRNMDKHPEKLAITGALIAFILAGFINSPIQSLSLSILLVLLIALGTSDIQPARKRIPKVIPIMTSLLLIGITTTIVYPQFTMFKAYKQWAHGRLYYKMKIYATAAKIYAPLTNTLCHPYFFMEYGYALSQTGQHEESIAILQRVAQILPDPQIYNRIGKSYQALGEYQLAEQYFQKAHHMVPNLVYPNFLLAQLYLEMGLRDKTLECARQILTLKPKKESEETLHIKAQMEQLIQSLD, from the coding sequence ATGGCAAGAGAAACACGAGACATAGCATACCCGATCGCTTTCATCGGATTCATATTACTGGTTATGACCATACTGGTAATTGATCCTGACAGAATGAACGGGTTGACGCTTGCCAAATATTTCTGGTTCTACTCCACGTTATTACTCACGGGAGTTATAACATTCGGTCTTGCTTTTTACTCTATGTCGATCGCGAGTATCGACATAACCAAGTCAATAATGATAGGGATTTTGACTGTAGTGATTATTGACATATCCCGCTACTCTAACATGGAAATGATGAACACGAAAATATTTTTGCTAGTAATCATTTCCTTTTTCTTCTTCGACATCTTTTTCCACCACTATAAAAAAGCCACCAAGATATTCCAATTCGTGCTGATTGCTTTCGCACTACTGGAAGTGATCTGGGGATATTGCCAATTGTACGCCCATATCCCCGATATGCAAAAAGACTTCACGCTCTCAGGCTCTCTACTCCACACGAACTCCTATGCCATGTTTCTGGCCATCACTCTACCCATAGCTCTCTACTGGACCATCACGTTATTACAGAAATTAAAATACGGTTACACTCGTCTCCTTACCGGAACTGATGAAGAACACGTGAGACTGGAAATTGTTGACGATATTCTTTTATTCCTTCTTTCTGCCCTCGGACTAATCGGGATTCTATCCATACTACCGTTTACGGGAATCCCATCCGCATGGTTTATCGCAGGATGTAGCGGGCTATTTGTTCTGTACTTTAAACTGGACCTTCACTCCTTTATAAAGGCCTCTATACTCCGAAGTCACAAAAGAACTGCCATATCCGGGCTCACTCTCTTACTCGTGATAGGCTTGCTTACCACCGTTTTTTATCGATTACGGAAAGATGAAATAAACGAACATCTGTTAACCTGGAAAATATCCCTGCAAGTGCTGAAGGAAAAACCGATCACTGGTGTCGGGATCGGGAATTTCCGAAAAGCATTCGGGGATGCCCAAACAATCTATTTTGAACAAGGAGAACCAACCGAACAGGAAGTAGCCCTTGCCGGAAATCCCAACTGCCCGGTGAACGACTTCATTCAACTGGCAACCGGCACGGGAATCATCGGGACATTATTGTTTATCGGCCTCATCGTTTCCGTCCTGTTCTCCGGATTCAGGAACATGGATAAACACCCGGAGAAACTGGCTATCACGGGAGCCTTAATTGCTTTTATCCTTGCGGGATTCATCAATTCCCCTATCCAATCATTATCCCTCTCGATCTTGTTGGTACTGTTAATCGCTCTCGGGACCTCAGACATTCAGCCCGCAAGAAAAAGAATACCCAAAGTTATACCGATCATGACCTCTCTACTTTTGATCGGGATCACGACCACCATCGTTTACCCCCAGTTCACGATGTTCAAAGCATACAAACAATGGGCCCACGGACGTCTTTACTATAAAATGAAAATATATGCCACGGCAGCTAAGATATACGCCCCGCTAACAAACACGCTATGTCACCCCTATTTTTTCATGGAATACGGGTACGCCTTGTCACAAACCGGGCAACATGAAGAGAGTATCGCCATCCTTCAACGAGTGGCACAAATTCTCCCTGACCCGCAGATTTATAATCGTATCGGCAAGAGCTACCAAGCACTGGGCGAATATCAACTGGCAGAACAGTATTTTCAAAAAGCACATCACATGGTTCCCAACCTTGTGTATCCCAATTTCCTACTGGCCCAATTGTACCTTGAAATGGGCCTGCGGGACAAGACACTGGAATGTGCCCGCCAGATACTCACGCTGAAACCTAAAAAAGAATCAGAAGAAACACTACATATAAAAGCACAAATGGAACAATTAATCCAGTCGTTGGATTAA
- a CDS encoding glycoside hydrolase family 10 protein yields MKHIRLLTLFLILGITTLSAQKPPKREFRGAWIQTVFQSEYANMTSEEMKADFIRKLDLLQTCGINAIIFQVRPEADAWYLSEIEPWSRFCTGKQGVAPDPLFDPMAFLIKECHRRNMEFHAWLNPFRAGTSGTSTLAETHVYHEHPEWFVTYNKQLLFDPGIPACREYICRIVEDIVSRYDVDAIHMDDYFYPYPVNGMPFPDDNSFRTYGKGYKPEERDEWRRENVNKLIRELKHTIVKTKEWVRFGISPFGIYRNKKSTPDGSGSNTNGLQNYDNLYADVTLWVKKKWIDYNIPQIYWEIGHPAADYITLTEWWDKNAHDIHLYIGQDVARTMKASELTRKMELARSLRHVKGNCFWPANEILWNTQGIADSLREHYHRTPALIPAYTHMYNGRPKKIASPRAERKEKGYTVKWFARGDREDPRNPQYFVIYRFFPGQKINLNDPTHIVAVTRYTECYIPNKKFKCRYVITAVDRFHNESKGKKIKLK; encoded by the coding sequence ATGAAACATATCCGGTTACTCACTCTATTCCTGATCCTAGGCATAACTACCTTATCGGCACAAAAGCCCCCCAAGCGAGAATTCCGCGGGGCATGGATTCAAACCGTTTTCCAAAGCGAATACGCGAATATGACATCGGAAGAGATGAAAGCCGATTTCATCCGTAAACTTGACCTGCTACAAACCTGCGGGATCAACGCCATCATTTTCCAAGTCCGTCCTGAAGCTGATGCCTGGTACTTGTCGGAAATAGAACCTTGGAGCCGTTTCTGCACGGGCAAACAAGGCGTTGCACCCGATCCCCTGTTCGATCCCATGGCTTTCCTGATCAAAGAATGTCACCGCCGTAACATGGAATTTCATGCTTGGCTGAATCCTTTTCGTGCCGGAACTTCTGGCACCTCCACACTGGCTGAAACCCACGTGTACCATGAACATCCCGAATGGTTCGTTACCTACAACAAACAGTTACTTTTCGATCCGGGAATCCCCGCTTGCAGAGAGTACATCTGCCGGATCGTGGAAGACATCGTGAGCCGCTATGACGTGGACGCCATTCACATGGACGATTACTTCTATCCCTATCCCGTGAACGGGATGCCCTTCCCGGACGACAACAGTTTCCGTACCTACGGGAAAGGCTACAAACCCGAAGAACGAGACGAGTGGCGACGGGAAAATGTCAATAAACTTATCCGGGAACTGAAACACACTATCGTAAAAACGAAAGAATGGGTGCGTTTCGGGATCAGTCCCTTCGGCATTTACCGGAATAAAAAAAGCACGCCCGACGGTAGCGGCAGTAATACCAACGGGCTACAGAATTACGACAACCTGTATGCGGACGTAACGTTATGGGTAAAAAAGAAATGGATTGACTACAACATTCCCCAGATATACTGGGAAATCGGCCACCCGGCCGCAGACTACATCACGTTGACCGAATGGTGGGACAAAAATGCTCATGATATCCACTTGTACATCGGGCAGGACGTGGCCCGCACGATGAAAGCCTCCGAACTTACCCGGAAAATGGAACTCGCCCGCTCTTTACGCCACGTAAAAGGCAATTGCTTCTGGCCCGCGAATGAAATCTTATGGAACACCCAAGGCATCGCCGACAGCCTTCGGGAACACTATCACCGGACCCCGGCACTTATCCCCGCCTATACCCACATGTACAACGGCCGTCCAAAGAAAATAGCCTCTCCCCGAGCCGAACGCAAGGAGAAAGGCTACACGGTAAAATGGTTTGCCCGAGGTGACCGGGAAGATCCCCGTAATCCTCAGTATTTTGTCATCTACCGTTTCTTCCCCGGCCAGAAAATCAACCTGAACGACCCGACTCATATCGTCGCTGTCACCCGCTACACGGAATGTTACATCCCTAACAAAAAATTTAAATGCCGTTACGTTATCACGGCTGTCGACCGTTTTCACAATGAATCGAAAGGGAAAAAAATAAAGTTGAAATAA